TTAGTAAATTGCTTCAATGCCCAGCTTTTCAGCCAGCAGGGCGGGCGTGTCGGTGGTCAGATCGTCAATGCCGAGATCCACCAGGGTTTCTGCCAGTTTAATATCCTTGGGATTATTTGCGTCAATGGTCCAGCCATCCACCTGGCAACCATGCTGGTGCAGGAACTGGATCCAGTCGAAGCCAGCCTTGAGCGCTTTATCCAATAGCTCTGCACGGATGAACCATTGGGCCCCTTCCGGTGCCTGAACAAGCAGGGCGGCGGCTCGAGCGGCGAAATATTCACCCATCGGGCCCCATTCGAAGGCAGAAAGGGGATGATCGTCCCGCAGCCCATAAGCACCCACCCGGAAAGGCGGGATGCCATCCGGACGGGGTTCGTCATCTACCAGGTCCAAATAGAGCAAGGGGTCAAATCCCAGAGAGAGCTCTGGTGAGAACCGGCGCAATGAGCGCACAGCCCAATCGGAAACGGAAGTTACCTGGATGCGGTCCAATACGGGAGACAGGATGCGCACAAATTCCCGCAGAATAGCCTGGGTGAGCGGCGTGTAGGGTTTGAGATCCAGCTGTAAACGGAGGGCGTCCGGATAGGCAGCGAAGATCTCAATGGCGTCTTCCAGAAAGCCGACCTTGTGTTTAGTGACTTCACCATTGACTTTATAGTTCAATTTTCTCACCTGCTTGCGAGTGGCCTGAATGGCGTCACCCGAGCCGCTGGTCTCAACGCTCAGGTCACGGTCGTGGATCAGGGCGAAGCTGCCATCGGCCAGGGGAATGACATCAATTTCAATAATGGCGGAACCCGCCCTAAGGCAGCCTTCGAGGGCGGCAGGTGAGCCGGGTGGGTAAGATTGTTTACAGTTGGCGGCGTGATGGATCAGACGGACCGGATTTTCGCGCTGGATGAGGGAAATGGGGAGCATAGATTCTCCTATGGGTTTTTAATCTTATTTCATTACGTGTGTTGATGTAGGCAAAACATAATTGAAGTCTTCGCACTGTTGTTTATATATCATCCATAATTGAAAATTGAAGATTATCAATAAACTGCGGATTACCTAATGATAATACTGAGCTGTAATTAAATGGTAATGAAATCTCAAGATCTTTGATGTCATCATTCGAAATATAACAAAACCCTTGTGGAGGAGTAAAACTATTCCAGGTTTGTTTAAGAGTTTGTAGGGATATTGGAATAGAGAACTTGAACAGAGATTGAATATAAATCCCTATTCCAAATTCCTTATCTTTGTAGTAATTATCAAACTCTGTTTTAGATATACCAGCAATGAATCGCACATGATTCCATAGATCATCTTTGGATGTTTCGATAACCTTTTCGACGATAAATCCACCTTGAATTGATTGAACTGGTGAAGAAACGTAGAGTAACACTAGACTGCCATTCGTTAAGTGCTTTGGCCGAAATTTCCGTAACTCAACAGTCTTTTCATTTCGGAATATTTTTTCTGCATAAGGTGGTTTTATTGAGAAGATTATTATTTGATGATTAATCATGGATTTTCTCATTCGCCCTTCATCCCTATTGAATAAATCAGATGAAATAACTCATTTGAAATTTTCATTGGTCCTTGGGGGTGAAAATTTTTATTTTCAGTTTCTTCCCAGATTTTTCTGATTTTATTTAGATTGATCGGAAAGGTAAAAAGCTCAGTATGGCTAAATTTAAATGCCATAATATCTTTATTTATATCATTTTTTGCAGTATCGTATACTTGTTTCCAGCTATAAGTCCCCGTTTTTTTAAATTCTTGATAAAGCGTTTTGGGTTTATCGATTATTACTTCGTTTAAATATGAACAGGCTCGAATTGATTGTATATCTGTGTAGGGGGATTTGCTGTTACTTATATACCATAATATCCGTCCAGGTGATTTGAGGACGTTTGGCTTGCTGGATCGAAAATAAACATTTTCTGTAATTAGAACTTGTGTTGGCTTTCCTCCAAACAGTTCCTGGTTTCCTAAATTGCTATCAAATAAATTTAATGCAAAACTTGGTTGAATTGGGACTAAGAAGTTGTTAAACCGTATATTAGAGAATTTTATAGGCCATATTGTTTTTTCTAATTCAATATCAAAGTAATCGTCATTTATTTGAGCTACTTGGTTAATAGAATCGATTAATTGATTTAAATAGGTTATATCTGGGAGATCCACATGTTTCAGAACTTCTATTTTTTGAATTAATTCATCTGATGAATATTGACCATACATTGATAGTCGCCAATAACTATTACCGTTAGGAACAAAGCCATAGCTACGAAGAATCTGTTTAATATTTTCTAGTAAGTACTTTTCATTGAGTTTTATAAGAGAAATTTCTTCTTCAATCGCTTTTTGAATAATGTATAGGATTAGATATTCACTTAATGGATTTATTAACTCGCATTTCTTTATTCGGAAAATTGGAACTTCGAGAATGTATTTATCTTCTTTATTTAACACAATAACACTAAGATATTTTTCTTTGGCCTTTACCACTAGAGTTTCAAATTTAACCGGATTAGAAGAATACTTCCTAAGAGATTTTAAAAAATGGCTCTTAGTTTCTTCATTGGTCCAAAGAAATGTGTTTGCTAATAAGTCTATCTCATGCGGACCGACTTTATTAATTAGGATATTTAATCCAGCTAGTCTAGTGGGGTGATACTCTTTGCTTCTTCGAATTCTATCAATATGGATGATTAGCTCAGCTGGAGTCCACACAAAGAGGCCAACGTTGGATTCGAGTGGCGAAGATTTATTTATTAAATTCTGGTCATGGGTTATAAAATATTTAACATTGCTTGCGACAGTTCTCTCAATTTGTCTTTTGTCTGAATGATCTTGTTCTGTAAGAATATCGCCAAAAACCTTATCGATCGCAGATTGATTTTCGTCAGATATGTCTTCACGGAATGGGATTATTGTAAATAAATTGACTGATGCACGAGTTCTTTCTCGAGTTATGGGATTATCACTACGAGCTATTTCGTTAAAAATTTCCTCTGTTACGCATAACTCAATTTCACTTGATAGCCATTCGCTTAGAAGAGCATTGCTATCCTCTTTATTTCTAGAGTCTTTATAAATTAAGTCGTAGAAGATATTTGCATCAATAACCACATGGATCTTGTCATCAATTGATGAAAAAAAATCAGCTGAAAACAAATCTGAATAACCATGATCATACAGGAAAATCGTTAATGTGCTTCCAGATTTACTTCTACCCTTTTTTTCTCCCTTTGCGATGAAGCCCATTTTCGGCCAAAAGCTATGAGCTTTCCAGTC
This Chloroflexota bacterium DNA region includes the following protein-coding sequences:
- a CDS encoding GNAT family N-acetyltransferase codes for the protein MEIIRINSSSPYLKSVIDLGDKNSDTLGFLPKVAFQNAAIENKILVAIDEKKNFVGYLLFNHNLKLRLTSITHLCIKEEYRGKNYAKELVKHLKVISKQNSYAIRVHCRRDWKAHSFWPKMGFIAKGEKKGRSKSGSTLTIFLYDHGYSDLFSADFFSSIDDKIHVVIDANIFYDLIYKDSRNKEDSNALLSEWLSSEIELCVTEEIFNEIARSDNPITRERTRASVNLFTIIPFREDISDENQSAIDKVFGDILTEQDHSDKRQIERTVASNVKYFITHDQNLINKSSPLESNVGLFVWTPAELIIHIDRIRRSKEYHPTRLAGLNILINKVGPHEIDLLANTFLWTNEETKSHFLKSLRKYSSNPVKFETLVVKAKEKYLSVIVLNKEDKYILEVPIFRIKKCELINPLSEYLILYIIQKAIEEEISLIKLNEKYLLENIKQILRSYGFVPNGNSYWRLSMYGQYSSDELIQKIEVLKHVDLPDITYLNQLIDSINQVAQINDDYFDIELEKTIWPIKFSNIRFNNFLVPIQPSFALNLFDSNLGNQELFGGKPTQVLITENVYFRSSKPNVLKSPGRILWYISNSKSPYTDIQSIRACSYLNEVIIDKPKTLYQEFKKTGTYSWKQVYDTAKNDINKDIMAFKFSHTELFTFPINLNKIRKIWEETENKNFHPQGPMKISNELFHLIYSIGMKGE